The Girardinichthys multiradiatus isolate DD_20200921_A chromosome Y, DD_fGirMul_XY1, whole genome shotgun sequence genome has a window encoding:
- the LOC124864406 gene encoding V-type proton ATPase 116 kDa subunit a 1-like isoform X1 encodes MGELFRSEEMTLAQLFLQSEAAYCCVSELGEIGMVQFRDLNPDVNVFQRKFVNEVRRCEEMDRKLRFVEKEVKKANIPIMDTGENPEVPFPRDMIDLEATFEKLENELKEINTNQEALKKNFLELTELKHILHRTQQFFNEMEDPSLLEESSILLDPNEPNRVAPLRLGFVAGVIGRERIPTFERMLWRVCRGNVFLRQADIEDPLEDPTSGDQVHKSVFIIFFQGDQLKNRVKKICEGFRATLYPCPETPQERKEMLAGVNARIDDLQMVLNQTEDHRQRVLQAAAKTLRVWFIKVRKMKAIYHTLNLCNIDVTQKCLIAEVWCPVNDMDSIQFALRRGTEKSGSTVPSILNRMQANQTPPTYNKTNKFTSGFQNIVESYGIGSYREINPAPYTIITFPFLFAVMFGDLGHGTLMTCAALYLVLRESRLMAQKNDNEIFNMVFAGRYIILLMGIFSMYTGIIYNDCFSKSLNIFGSGWSVRPMFKEGNWTIDTLEGNRALQLDPAVEGVFGGPYHFGIDPIWSISINKLTFLNSFKMKMSVILGVTHMLFGVSLSLFNHLYFNKPLNIYFGFIPEIVFMSSLFGYLVILIFYKWVSYDARTSRDAPSLLIAFINMFLFSYNDPSSKPLYRGQMGLQIFLVVIALACVPCMLIVKTLVLRRQYLWQKHLGTQNFGGIRVGNGPTEDEADIIQHDQLAQQSEEEPESSILLPAFKACEEEEFKFADVAVHQAIHTIEYCLGCISNTASYLRLWALSLAHAQLSEVLWSMVMRIGLLSRNFGGFFLLAIVFYFFAVLTVAILLIMEGLSAFLHALRLHWVEFQNKFYAGQGFKFLPFTFESILDGRFEE; translated from the exons ATGGGGGAACTCTTTAGAAGTGAAGAGATGACCCTGGCCCAGCTCTTCCTACAATCAGAAGCTGCCTACTGCTGCGTCAGTGAACTGGGAGAGATCGGGATGGTGCAGTTTCGTGAT TTAAATCCTGATGTAAACGTCTTCCAGCGAAAGTTTGTCAATGAAGTGCGGCGATGTGAGGAGATGGATCGTAAATTGA GATTTGTGGAAAAAGAAGTTAAGAAGGCCAACATCCCAATAATGGACACAGGAGAGAACCCTGAAGTCCCTTTTCCAAGGGACATGATTGATCTGGAG GCTACATTTGAAAAGCTTGagaatgaactgaaggaaataaacacaaaccagGAGGCCCTGAAGAAGAACTTCCTGGAATTGACTGAGCTCAAGCACATTTTGCACCGTACTCAGCAGTTTTTCAATGAG ATGGAAGATCCCAGTTTGCTTGAAGAGTCCTCCATTCTCCTGGATCCCAATGAGCCAAACAGAGTAGCTCCTCTCAGACTTGG ATTTGTCGCTGGAGTCATAGGCAGGGAACGTATTCCCACATTTGAGAGGATGTTGTGGAGAGTTTGCAGAGGCAACGTGTTCCTGCGGCAGGCGGACATCGAAGACCCTCTGGAGGACCCCACTTCA GGTGACCAGGTCCACAAGTCTGTCTTCATCATATTTTTCCAGGGAGACCAGCTGAAGAATAGAGTCAAGAAAATCTGTGAGGG GTTCAGAGCAACATTATACCCATGTCCAGAAACCCCCCAGGAGAGGAAAGAGATGCTTGCTGGAGTGAATGCTCGCATTGATGACCTGCAAATG GTTCTGAACCAGACTGAGGATCATAGGCAGAGAGTCCTGCAGGCTGCAGCCAAGACCCTCAGGGTGTGGTTTATTAAGGTGAGGAAGATGAAGGCCATCTACCACACCCTCAACCTCTGCAACATCGACGTCACTCAGAAATGTCTGATCGCTGAGGTGTGGTGTCCTGTGAATGACATGGACTCCATCCAGTTTGCCCTGCGAAGGGGCACA gaGAAGAGTGGTTCCACTGTGCCTTCCATTCTCAATCGAATGCAGGCCAACCAGACCCCACCCACATATAACAAGACCAACAAGTTCACCTCAGGATTCCAGAACATTGTGGAGTCTTATGGGATCGGCAGCTACCGTGAAATAAACCCAG CACCATACACCATAATTACCTTCCCCTTCCTGTTTGCTGTCATGTTTGGTGACTTGGGCCATGGGACTCTCATGACCTGTGCTGCTCTGTACCTTGTGTTAAGAGAGAGCAGGCTGATGGCGCAAAAGAACGATAATGAG atATTCAACATGGTGTTTGCAGGACGCTACATCATCCTGCTGATGGGAATATTCTCCATGTACACTGGCATTATTTACAATGACTGCTTCTCAAAGTCCCTCAATATATTTGGTTCTGGATGGAGCGTCAGACCCATGTTTAAAGAAGGCAACTGGAC AATTGACACACTTGAAGGCAACAGAGCCTTGCAGTTGGATCCTGCAGTAGAGGGAGTGTTTGGAGGGCCTTACCACTTTGGAATTGATCCA ATATGGAGTATTTCTATCAACAAGCTCACATTTTTGAACTCCTTCAAGATGAAGATGTCCGTTATCCTAGGAGTCACCCACATGCTCTTCGGAGTCTCTCTAAGTCTCTTCAACCATCT GTATTTCAATAAGCCACTGAACATCTACTTTGGGTTCATCCCAGAGATTGTCTTCATGTCCAGTCTGTTTGGCTACTTGGTGATTCTGATCTTCTATAAGTGGGTTTCGTATGACGCACGCACCTCCAGGGATGCTCCCAGTCTCCTCATTGCCTTCATTAACATGTTCCTCTTCAGCTATAATGACCCCAGTAGCAAACCTCTCTACAGGGGACAG ATGGGTCTACAAATATTCTTGGTGGTAATTGCCTTAGCATGTGTTCCCTGCATGTTGATTGTAAAAACTCTGGTTCTGCGGAGACAGTATTTGTGGCAAAAACATCTG GGCACACAGAACTTTGGAGGCATCAGAGTTGGCAACGGTCCCACTGAGGACGAGGCAGACATTATCCAGCACGACCAGCTCGCACAGCAGTCTGAAGAAGAACCAGAG AGTTCCATTTTGTTACCTGCTTTCAAGGCCTGTGAGGAGGAAGAG TTTAAATTTGCAGATGTGGCTGTGCATCAGGCGATTCACACCATTGAGTACtgccttggctgcatctctaaCACTGCTTCTTATCTGAGGCTCTGGGCCCTCAGTCTCGCTCATGCAC AGCTGTCAGAGGTCCTTTGGTCCATGGTGATGCGCATTGGCCTTTTGTCACGAAACTTCGGAGGTTTCTTCCTTCTTGCTATCGTCTTTTACTTCTTTGCCGTTCTCACAGTTGCCATTCTTCTCATTATGGAGGGACTGTCAGCCTTTCTGCATGCACTTCGACTGCACTG
- the LOC124864406 gene encoding V-type proton ATPase 116 kDa subunit a 1-like isoform X2 has translation MGELFRSEEMTLAQLFLQSEAAYCCVSELGEIGMVQFRDLNPDVNVFQRKFVNEVRRCEEMDRKLRFVEKEVKKANIPIMDTGENPEVPFPRDMIDLEATFEKLENELKEINTNQEALKKNFLELTELKHILHRTQQFFNEMEDPSLLEESSILLDPNEPNRVAPLRLGFVAGVIGRERIPTFERMLWRVCRGNVFLRQADIEDPLEDPTSGDQVHKSVFIIFFQGDQLKNRVKKICEGFRATLYPCPETPQERKEMLAGVNARIDDLQMVLNQTEDHRQRVLQAAAKTLRVWFIKVRKMKAIYHTLNLCNIDVTQKCLIAEVWCPVNDMDSIQFALRRGTEKSGSTVPSILNRMQANQTPPTYNKTNKFTSGFQNIVESYGIGSYREINPAPYTIITFPFLFAVMFGDLGHGTLMTCAALYLVLRESRLMAQKNDNEIFNMVFAGRYIILLMGIFSMYTGIIYNDCFSKSLNIFGSGWSVRPMFKEGNWTIDTLEGNRALQLDPAVEGVFGGPYHFGIDPIWSISINKLTFLNSFKMKMSVILGVTHMLFGVSLSLFNHLYFNKPLNIYFGFIPEIVFMSSLFGYLVILIFYKWVSYDARTSRDAPSLLIAFINMFLFSYNDPSSKPLYRGQMGLQIFLVVIALACVPCMLIVKTLVLRRQYLWQKHLGTQNFGGIRVGNGPTEDEADIIQHDQLAQQSEEEPEFKFADVAVHQAIHTIEYCLGCISNTASYLRLWALSLAHAQLSEVLWSMVMRIGLLSRNFGGFFLLAIVFYFFAVLTVAILLIMEGLSAFLHALRLHWVEFQNKFYAGQGFKFLPFTFESILDGRFEE, from the exons ATGGGGGAACTCTTTAGAAGTGAAGAGATGACCCTGGCCCAGCTCTTCCTACAATCAGAAGCTGCCTACTGCTGCGTCAGTGAACTGGGAGAGATCGGGATGGTGCAGTTTCGTGAT TTAAATCCTGATGTAAACGTCTTCCAGCGAAAGTTTGTCAATGAAGTGCGGCGATGTGAGGAGATGGATCGTAAATTGA GATTTGTGGAAAAAGAAGTTAAGAAGGCCAACATCCCAATAATGGACACAGGAGAGAACCCTGAAGTCCCTTTTCCAAGGGACATGATTGATCTGGAG GCTACATTTGAAAAGCTTGagaatgaactgaaggaaataaacacaaaccagGAGGCCCTGAAGAAGAACTTCCTGGAATTGACTGAGCTCAAGCACATTTTGCACCGTACTCAGCAGTTTTTCAATGAG ATGGAAGATCCCAGTTTGCTTGAAGAGTCCTCCATTCTCCTGGATCCCAATGAGCCAAACAGAGTAGCTCCTCTCAGACTTGG ATTTGTCGCTGGAGTCATAGGCAGGGAACGTATTCCCACATTTGAGAGGATGTTGTGGAGAGTTTGCAGAGGCAACGTGTTCCTGCGGCAGGCGGACATCGAAGACCCTCTGGAGGACCCCACTTCA GGTGACCAGGTCCACAAGTCTGTCTTCATCATATTTTTCCAGGGAGACCAGCTGAAGAATAGAGTCAAGAAAATCTGTGAGGG GTTCAGAGCAACATTATACCCATGTCCAGAAACCCCCCAGGAGAGGAAAGAGATGCTTGCTGGAGTGAATGCTCGCATTGATGACCTGCAAATG GTTCTGAACCAGACTGAGGATCATAGGCAGAGAGTCCTGCAGGCTGCAGCCAAGACCCTCAGGGTGTGGTTTATTAAGGTGAGGAAGATGAAGGCCATCTACCACACCCTCAACCTCTGCAACATCGACGTCACTCAGAAATGTCTGATCGCTGAGGTGTGGTGTCCTGTGAATGACATGGACTCCATCCAGTTTGCCCTGCGAAGGGGCACA gaGAAGAGTGGTTCCACTGTGCCTTCCATTCTCAATCGAATGCAGGCCAACCAGACCCCACCCACATATAACAAGACCAACAAGTTCACCTCAGGATTCCAGAACATTGTGGAGTCTTATGGGATCGGCAGCTACCGTGAAATAAACCCAG CACCATACACCATAATTACCTTCCCCTTCCTGTTTGCTGTCATGTTTGGTGACTTGGGCCATGGGACTCTCATGACCTGTGCTGCTCTGTACCTTGTGTTAAGAGAGAGCAGGCTGATGGCGCAAAAGAACGATAATGAG atATTCAACATGGTGTTTGCAGGACGCTACATCATCCTGCTGATGGGAATATTCTCCATGTACACTGGCATTATTTACAATGACTGCTTCTCAAAGTCCCTCAATATATTTGGTTCTGGATGGAGCGTCAGACCCATGTTTAAAGAAGGCAACTGGAC AATTGACACACTTGAAGGCAACAGAGCCTTGCAGTTGGATCCTGCAGTAGAGGGAGTGTTTGGAGGGCCTTACCACTTTGGAATTGATCCA ATATGGAGTATTTCTATCAACAAGCTCACATTTTTGAACTCCTTCAAGATGAAGATGTCCGTTATCCTAGGAGTCACCCACATGCTCTTCGGAGTCTCTCTAAGTCTCTTCAACCATCT GTATTTCAATAAGCCACTGAACATCTACTTTGGGTTCATCCCAGAGATTGTCTTCATGTCCAGTCTGTTTGGCTACTTGGTGATTCTGATCTTCTATAAGTGGGTTTCGTATGACGCACGCACCTCCAGGGATGCTCCCAGTCTCCTCATTGCCTTCATTAACATGTTCCTCTTCAGCTATAATGACCCCAGTAGCAAACCTCTCTACAGGGGACAG ATGGGTCTACAAATATTCTTGGTGGTAATTGCCTTAGCATGTGTTCCCTGCATGTTGATTGTAAAAACTCTGGTTCTGCGGAGACAGTATTTGTGGCAAAAACATCTG GGCACACAGAACTTTGGAGGCATCAGAGTTGGCAACGGTCCCACTGAGGACGAGGCAGACATTATCCAGCACGACCAGCTCGCACAGCAGTCTGAAGAAGAACCAGAG TTTAAATTTGCAGATGTGGCTGTGCATCAGGCGATTCACACCATTGAGTACtgccttggctgcatctctaaCACTGCTTCTTATCTGAGGCTCTGGGCCCTCAGTCTCGCTCATGCAC AGCTGTCAGAGGTCCTTTGGTCCATGGTGATGCGCATTGGCCTTTTGTCACGAAACTTCGGAGGTTTCTTCCTTCTTGCTATCGTCTTTTACTTCTTTGCCGTTCTCACAGTTGCCATTCTTCTCATTATGGAGGGACTGTCAGCCTTTCTGCATGCACTTCGACTGCACTG
- the LOC124864006 gene encoding caveolae-associated protein 1-like: protein MADIAVKKEHAAHADVPYDDEEVALVGAATEPAVDDDDPVEEVDLVMDAGSGGKSEAQMKGVMVISLLDKIIGVVDKIQQTQNGLEARQEAMEKSVSTIQGELGKLSKNHVDTANTVNKMLDKVRKVSVNVKTVRSNLEKQAGQIKKLENNEHELLKRRNFKVLIYQDQVKTPKESKSRTAETAEGKTVEGLEQIPEEGQEGVKASLNSDEEIEVEEIIEESRTKRLQRTTKQQVDNIKKAFSKEKMEKTKIKTKENLEKTKQRTRENLEKTRQKTRDNLEKTKHNLEKKINKLGTRMSPNQERKAKIKSSKDKFKKSLSPDHIVYARSKTTVYRVPPFTFHVKKIREGEEEVVQNTEIVEATDGEAQPEGEENGLGVHVEVEGGGLVNVDGPEMQGLVEVTEDSQLVRVESEHLRKVGSE, encoded by the exons ATGGCAGATATAGCCGTCAAAAAAGAACATGCAGCCCATGCAGATGTACCCTACGATGATGAAGAGGTTGCTCTTGTTGGTGCTGCCACAGAGCCCGCAGTAGATGACGATGACCCAGTTGAAGAAGTGGACCTGGTGATGGATGCCGGCTCTGGAGGCAAGAGTGAAGCTCAGATGAAAGGGGTCATGGTTATCTCTCTATTAGACAAGATCATCGGTGTGGTAGACAAGATCCAGCAGACCCAGAATGGACTCGAGGCTCGGCAAGAGGCCATGGAGAAGTCCGTGTCAACCATCCAAGGGGAGCTGGGGAAGTTGTCCAAGAACCACGTCGACACTGCcaacactgtaaataaaatgttggacAAGGTGCGCAAGGTCAGTGTCAACGTCAAGACGGTGCGGAGCAACCTGGAGAAGCAGGCGGGCCAGATCAAGAAGCTGGAGAACAACGAGCACGAGCTGCTCAAGAGACGCAACTTCAAAGTCCTCATCTATCAG GACCAAGTGAAGACACCAAAGGAATCCAAATCCAGGACAGCAGAGACAGctgaaggcaaaacagtggAAGGCCTAGAGCAAATACCCGAAGAAGGACAAGAAGGAGTTAAAGCAAGTCTCAATTCAGATGAAGAGATTGAGGTTGAGGAAATTATTGAAGAGTCTCGTACGAAACGTCTCCAACGCACCACCAAGCAGCAAGTGGACAACATTAAAAAGGCCTTCTCCAAAGAGAAAATGGAGAAGACCaaaataaagaccaaggaaaaccTTGAAAAGACCAAGCAGAGGACCCGTGAGAATCTGGAGAAGACAAGGCAGAAAACCCGTGACAACCTGGAGAAGACGAAGCATAACCTGGAGAAAAAGATCAACAAACTTGGAACCCGCATGTCCCCCAACCAGGAGCGGAAGGCAAAGATAAAAAGCTCCAAAGATAAATTCAAGAAATCCCTCAGCCCTGATCACATAGTCTATGCTCGCTCCAAGACAACCGTGTACCGGGTCCCTCCCTTTACCTTTCATGTAAAGAAGATCCgggagggggaggaggaggtggtgcaAAACACAGAGATTGTGGAAGCGACGGACGGAGAGGCACAGCCAGAGGGAGAGGAGAACGGACTGGGTGTGCATGTGGAGGTGGAGGGGGGGGGGCTGGTGAATGTAGATGGTCCAGAGATGCAGGGCCTGGTAGAGGTGACTGAGGACTCTCAGCTGGTCAGGGTGGAATCAGAGCATCTAAGGAAGGTGGGAAGCGAGTAA